The Mya arenaria isolate MELC-2E11 chromosome 15, ASM2691426v1 genomic sequence ttaaaattttattgcaatattgtgCCCTCTTAAGATCACAAAATGTAAATTCCTGAGCTTGTCACTTGTAACATGTGAATAAAGCTTGATTTCTTGAAGGTATCTTTTGAGCTTAAACTGGTTAGTTCAGACAAAAGGGCCGAAAAAGGTACTGTCTAAAAAGGAGCATGCATCTTAGCAAATcacagacaatatttttaaggCCAACGGAAACATCTAAAATGGACTTGTACCTTGCACCCCTGTGTCCCTCCTGTTCTGCCAGTTCTTTTGGTGTGGAGCCCCTCTGTGGCCCCTCAAACTTTACCATAGGGCTCTCCACAGGGGCAGGCTGGGGCTGGGCCCGTAGTGACCTTGGCTTCTTGGCATCTGGTGGCAGCTGGGCACCGGCCCCTATGTACACAAAACCACTGCTGGGGCTAGCACctagaataaaaaatgaatatatttttattaagaaaatgttataaacattaagtGTAAGTGTGTGAtccttttaaaatgttcatatattttcagtaataaaagatgcattattaaaaataattaaaaaccaGAGCTTTGCACCTTGCAATACTTGTGTATATTATGTCTGGCAACATAAGtatcaagttttatttgtaCGTCTGGAATGAGTTATAGCCAAAATTAATGGCTTTGCACAATAAAGCCAACACCAGCAAAACTATAGCTATGATAATACCTCAACTTCAATTGCCAATTTTTAAGGAAATTACACTGACAGATCAGTAGCAGTTTTTTTTAATCCAACTTAAATTGTCAGAAGGGATCTAACACAAACAAGACATATGCAGTCTGAATGTCATTCTCTGTTCAATCAACAGGACTACACACATCAATTGTGAACCTTGTCACTGACTTACTTCTGATTCCGACCCTCTCTTCATCATCCAGTCGGCGTTTTTCTCGCTCAACAGCTTTGTCCCGCATAATGTCACCGATGTGCTCCAACAACTTTTTCCGATTAATGAATGTCTCTCGTTCAGCATGTGTCAAAGCATGGTATGGCGTCTTTGCTATATGGGTGTCCTGTATTGTGAAGCAAGTATGTTACATAATAATATACCTCCATCCAATCAGTGATACTATGTGTGATCCATTCTGTGACACTCACTTCATGAAATGGATAAGCCATGGGTTTGGGACAGTGGcattgaatatttgcaaaaaggtaatatagaatttacaaaaatagataaaaaagcAAATTACAAATGTTGGGCAGCTAAGTTAAGAAAAAGAGATAAATGTTTAATTCCTTTTCATTAATTATCATGATATATAAGATGGTTAACATGAATAATTGGAAGGGACAGGCATTCAACGCAGTAATGTAGCACTCAACATTAACAATACCctcaacaaaaacattcaacaatatGTATAACAAATGGAACAGGGTTCCAAAAACAATCACATGCTTTCTTATAGTCAAATAGTGACACAATGTGATGGACATTAGGAAACAAATGCACATATTTTCAAACTAGATTTTCTTTTCCCAAAGATATAATAATgtgattaataacaaatatacacttttgaatattgtcttcattttaagaTATACAATTCATTCTCTGCTTCATATATAAACTGTGCATAAGTCTCTGTTTAAGTGACAAGGGAATTAGTGAAATTACAACACACCAAATACCATGATATATCCTGTAATATTATTGCTTTCTTTAACAACTACAAAGAGTGGAgcaaaaataaagaatttccataaaaatacaattgaGAATTATACAAGTTAAATTATAGATCATTATATAATGAACCTATATTGCAAAAGTTCAAaccatcagtcaattgtaaacaacTTACATAAGATGTTCACATCTTTTGCCATCATTTGATTCAactaatcaatcaatcaatcaatcaatcaatcaatcaatcaatcaatcaatcaatcagttaATACAATTCATCGTTGACCAATAAAAACGCATTTTGGCTAACTTGAACTGTACAAAGAATCAACCTGTTTAACCAGTTTAATACAATTGGCCCCAGCTGGAAAAACTTCAGCTAACAGTCATATAGGTATCGGTACTTGCCCAAAACTGTTCGTTGAATAGAAACCTTTATTCAATCTCAACCAGATACCTTGACATTTTTATGTGACACTGTGATTTTGAGAAATCAAAAGAATTCGAGAACACTTTTTCAGTTGAAAGTcccattttcaatatttaaaacattttttaaaataataaaaaatatattttcatatgaatatagCGAAATAACATTAGAATTTACACTTAGTTTAAGATAATTTCACTTTACGACTATGATCTATATTTAGTGGGCTCCTGGTTCACTTTCAACATAAGTAGCTCAATAATTACCATTAagtaaaatcataattaaatcAATAGCGATATTGATAGTTATGGAAGTAAGGGCTGGTTTTATATAAACATCTTACATTTGACTTACAGATCAAACAATATCTggctgttttgattggactgtaaggTTAATTGGACAATAAAAAGACTCAATATTTTGCTCCTTAGATTATGATCAATCAAAGATGCCAATTGAATTTGGAACTAGAACTTACATGAACTAGAATGTTTAATCAAAGACAGCATACATCAATGTGAGATTTCTTTAATTAGACAACCTAAACCTGTTGACTTCttaatcaattattaaacttgaaacttcattCTGCAAAGCTTACCTGATTGAACATGTAATAAGCGTAGTCCACCACGGTTCCCAAGTTACGTTTTGGCCCTATTGCGATGGGCGCCAGCACATTGGCTCTGGCTCTCACCAGTTTGTCAATCTGTTTTATAGAAAGAAAAACATGTATGCAACACTTTCTTAGTAAGTTAATTATTTGGTCAATACAGTGGATTAAAATTTATTCCCTTTTAAATATCTTACTGAAAAGTTTTCCTTTAAACAATTATGTGCACATGCATTAGGCAAGCATGTCACTGTATCTAAGAAAGGATTTTGATTCTATTGGGATGACTTCTATTTGTTACCTTGACCCTGGACCAAATTCCTTATGGGTTAGGTTGGTGACATGTCAAGTTATTCAGATATATCCCATAACCAACACACAATTAGGATAACAAAAGACATTATTTGAAATCGCATAATTTCATTACAAACTGGTTTATTGCATCATGATTTTGACATAGTTACATCTTAGCAATAAAGTCATCTTTCTTCTCCATTATTGatgaataaatcaaacatcaacaaaaattATATGACAAGCCATATTTCTGGAATGTTTCTGCTCAGGAAAGCAGAGGTTCAACTAGAGGGAACGATTTTTAATTGTACTGGTTCAGGCATTTTTTGGGCATGTCTTactttttaaaccattttttaaacaGGCATTTCTGTTTTACTAAAAAACACTGCATTGAGTACAGAAGTTGTaagattttttgtttaaaattctgCAAAATATTCATCAAGTACCAGTAAACCAGGGGTCACAGATGAAAATTCTTTTCGATTCTTCGCCTgccaggggatatggcatgtttgTTATTACATTTGATAAGAAATACCCCCACTAACCAGGTGTATCCGAGCTGACATGGGTCTCCGATATTCGTACGCAGTGTTGGTAGCTGCACACAGAGCACTGCCCACTCCATGGGTCAACGGGAGGCTGACATCTTTACCAAACACTAATAACTCATCTATAGCCTGCAGATAGGGCACATGACAATCATATATTAGCCAAATTTCCAGGGATACTACTGAAGAATTCTATTTAGCGTTTTTAACAAGTACAGCATTAATATCATTCTGATGCAATTGTCATTAACCAAACTGTGCTCAGaacatttaacaagagctgAGCAAATACTGTTTTTGATTTGAACAAGAGgcataattcaacaattattaCAGAAGGAGTTCTGGCCCTTGCTTGACATACGCATATTTTATCTGGCAGCacgtgtaccaagtttcactTGAATACCAATGGCATAAACAATTTTGTAGTTATTatgtcaaaaataaagttttggcAAAAGGATGCTGACTATTACACAATGACACTATGACTTTcacatattaatatgtttttataatacaacaaccttttctttgtaaaacagacaagctaaaaacaagagcttgtattcaaaataaagatgttaaaaatgtttagcAGGTCTTCTTCCTGGGACAAGTGAAATATTagaacagaaataaaaaattcttaaggtagttaaatataaatgagaTACTGACCATATCGTTTCCACTGGCAATACACAGTGCAAGGGGAGAGAACCCATTACACAGGAGACTGGTGTTGGCCCCATGTTGTAAAAGTAGATTAACCACCCTCGTGATGTTCTGAAATGTATGGAATATAAACAATGATGTATGAAGCGtaaattaatatgtataaaacatggattgcaaatatttataaaactcaAAGTTTTCCAGCATtccatattttttacatttcgaAATCATGACTTTTAAACTAAATAGTAGgcgttttttttcctttatggTTTATGTGCAACAACACCAACACATACCATACAGCAAATGCCATAACATACCTTATAGTCCCTGGCATGGTGTCGGACCACCAAACAATACCTAGCTATCCACCTCAATACCCCAATCTACCATGTCACAGTAACAGTAACATATCATAAGCATGCATCATACCGTATAATAATCATACTGATACTCTCAGGTGGTATTGCCTTATAAACAACATGAGATAGAATCAGCGCGTATAATAGAATGTATCATACCTTACATTTATCCTCCCTTGCAAAACATATGTACAGAGGAGTCCATCTTCCAAACAACACATGCCAGTGGATCTGACATTGCGTTCTTACTACCTCCCTCCATCTATCATATGACGATTTCTTTCACACCAAGAATGATCAACGATACCTTATAATTATCATCCCTTGCGCAGGCAATGTGTAGAGGTGTCCGCCCACCCAACAACTCCTGACTCTCCACTGGGATCACGTCTTTATTCCATTCTTCCATCTGCAATTTATGTAACATTCCTATTAACTCTAGTAGTGCTAGTCTTTATATATATAGGGCGAATTGTTCTGAACTTTGTTAAAACTACGTTAACAACGGCATCATTGtaaacttttaaaggtgaattATTCTATGTTGTGTTGATATAATGGTAAAACAAGTATAGTTGAATCAGTTGTCTCAATACTTGTGAAAAATAAGAAGATCACACAGTGACACTTGTGTTCATGAAACTTTCAGAGaattaaagatttgaaagttaacaatgatccagttaacaaagttctgaataatcGCCCAAACACCTGGACATTTAAACTaccagttttaaataataaagtcTTAATTCAAACTATCTGAAAATGCATAGTTTTGACGTGATTTTGGTGCCGAAAATCCAACTAAAACCAGTTTCCCCAAAAAGGTATAATATAGCTATCCAGTTAATGAAAGATATTTTCTTAAAGGTTAAGCATTTGTCatgtcatttatattgttttaggCTTAACAAATAGTCACTGAGTGTATTATTTAATAAGCAGTTAAAAGAATATTAATCCTTTCTGTATCAAATGACATTAATTCAAGCATGTTGGTATTACGAAaggaaatatcattttgttttattatatgctctCAAATCAGCTTCTCCAAGACcaactgatattttttatttgagaaaTGGCGTTGAAAACCAGAAAAATGATGCCAAAGTTTGAATattcaaaattcatttatttaaatgaaactaaaaaGATCCCCTCATATACCTTTTTATCCCTTATTACAATTCCTAAAACAGTAATGAGAATCTAAACATTCTTTTTTCTGACCAAGCATATCACATGAAAGGCCGCTCTTTTTTACTCatgataatattgataaatgcTTATCCCAACTGTTCTTCATACCAGTGTTCTATCCAGGAAGGCGTCGTCCACCTCAGCCCGGACATCAGGGTCAGCCCCAGCAGCAAGCAGCAGCTCCAATATAGCCACACCCTCCTCCCCAGGGATAGCAGCAGCAATATGCAGGGGTGCCAGGGCTCCCTTCTACAAGGGCAAATGTGTAAAagttaaaaaccaaaaaaatgtgTAAGTGAACATTAACTCCTATCTGTTTTTCAAGGGGCATATCTTTAATCTAAAGTGATATGTCTGGCTACACAAAATTTATACCTGGGTATGCACATTGCAGGTCACTGGTAACATGTTCGGATACTGAATGATTTTTTAAGTATCTTGAATGGGTTTTAAGTTATGACCAAAGATTTTTATGCCAACAAGGCTCAGAGACCAACTTGGCAGATGACAACAAGGCTGTAAGAATAGCTCAACATTTTAACTTCGCAAAAAATAGATAAGCTCTCggagtaattattttttttatcaggtagaatacaatatttttaaattgccAATGACCTACCTGCTCCCAATGGCTTTATGCCATGACATAGGGATAATTGTTGATTTCTGTGTAAGATAGAAAGATATTTGACTGAGTGACTACCAAATGTTGTATTTCACTTGTGGCTTTGAGAAGAGTGAAATATCTACTTTTTGTGTTTAttaggtgaaatatattgcaatctcaCATTAGACCaaacatttctttctttatttaacgcttgtaattcaataaatataaataactttgttaaatttaattggACAATTGTATCAATTACCGCTACTAACCACACGGTATTATTTGAGCAAAAAGATGTCAAACAGGAATTGTTTTTTCAGCCACGCACTGTGTATGATTACGTTCTGGTTTTGTtctagttattttaaaacaagataaacatttcaacaaaagtGCACTTATCTTAAAtgattcatttgattttaaacaaaacttaacaatTCTTCTCTCTGAATACAATAAGCAAATCTTCATTGGAGTTAACTTCTGTAAGTAATGGTTTTAAGCCCTgaccatgtacatgtatgtctggTTAAGTAACAATCATACACCATTTCTTCCACAATTTCTTCCATGAAGTACCAATCATAAACACTTTAAACACACACAAAGACATGCATGAGATCAAAGTACATCAAACACAATACATAAACAACACattcaacataaacaataattattaaacaattttcaacaaaTCTTTCCAGacagaattattttcatttattctttattttcgCAAACATAGATTTAGATCCATGATTGAAGCTTCTTTCAAGATTTATTCCTTTTGTGAAGTGGTGATAATACACTATTAAAATGATGAAGTTATAACCCTAATGGTCTGCACTAGAGTTTATGTACAGGTAGAACACAGGATAATAACCCAAAATGCTTTCTAATATTCATAAAGAAAATGGCATTAGATAAGGCTGACTTCATTGCCACTAAGACATTGATTAAAAGGACCCTTTAAACATCTTTGAAGTTAATCATATCAATTTTACAATTCAGTTTACACTATTAAGTTTCTTTGAGCTTGATTATGATGAAGGCTGATAGCTTGAGTGTAGAAATGAATTCAAATGTCATATGATAAAGCTCCTCTTGTCGGGAGAGAACCCAAGACATCTTCGGGGAGAGGTGGACCACTATACCATTAGACAGctctcaccctgatggggaGGGAACCCAAGACATCTTGGGGGAGAGGTGAACCCCTATACCATTAGACAACTTTCACCCTGGAGGGGATGGAACCAAAAGCTCTCGGGTGAAAAGCTggcacctttaccactagaccactcttatcGTATTTACAATTCAGAGCTAGCTTCATTAAATCTAGCATTTAATGTACTGATTTCCCTTGCATAATGCTGGCAATAACAATGATTTTAAGTTTCACCAATACCTAATACACATAAATAGAACAGAAACTGTACTGCAATTCTTTTAATGGTTGAAATactatttatacaattttactaTATAGCTAAGTAACTCCctaaacatatacaaacatttggCCAAATATACAATACCAGCACTAAATGACAGACAGGAAAGCAGAAACCATAactttataaattattcaataattgttaccaaggacattaattttcaaacgttcTCCTAGTTCCTTCTTGTGCTCCTGCATTGAGTGCTGGTAACAATTTCCGTACACTAATTATAAACATGCAGAGTGATCACAGTGAAGGAAATAACCACATGCACCTCACCTTGACCGCTCCTCCGTCCACACCTGTTGTCTACATCAACATTCAACAGTCAAGACTTATTTGTtcttacaaaatgtaaaactaaatgtttaacaatatatatattaagtgcATTTTCATGGCAGTCAGTACAATGCTTAATGGTCCGGTGTGCCTGGAGAAAACCCATTTAAATCTGGCTTGGTTACCACCTGAATGTCATACTCAAATGTACAAAGGcttgaatttaataattataatcacCAAAATTAAGTCACCCTAAACAATAACTATTCATGCTTTTCTTTAGTCTTTGCATTTCAAATGAGAATGAAGAATCTGATGGTTCAGTAAAaggtattattataaatgtattttaattaatagatatatatatatataaatttattaaaaaatcatcagCGCATTTGGGAAAAGAGGCCAGCACCCTGAGAAAGGGGAATTGAGCATTATTTTTGCTAAAAAGGGGAATTTTAGAGAGAAACAAAACCAATCAAAACATCTGAATGCAAATTGTATCAAAACACAGTACCTAATGTAGAGCTAATATGAATCTGACCTGAAATCATTCTTTCAAAGGTTTTTTTTTGGcgataaattaaatataaaggGGGAAGTTTAGCCAAATTTGGGGAAAAGGACTATTTCCTTCGTTTGAGGAAGGGAGCCTTATATCGACCCCATAAGACAGCCCTGATTAGACTGATATAAAATGAGTCTTACCTCTTTAGGTAGTCTTATTGAGGTAGAAGCCTCTTTTTCCAACAGAGCCTTCACCATGGATACGTCAGCCGCCTTGATTGCGAAGAATAGCACTGGCATGGGTACTCCTGAGGCATTCGGGTCTGCACCTCGCTTTAGTAGTAGGTCCAGGGTATGTTTCATTCTCTCACGTCTggcaaaaatgtgtttttagaGTCACTTAAGtcattatcaataaaatttcTAATGTTAAAGCAATGAAtggatcaaaacaaaaatcctttgatatttattgtgGAAATGCAGTATCTATCATAGgataattaagtaaaaacaaGAACAGCTTAAGTGGATGAGAACACTCCCCAATTTTCTAAAGCTGATCACGAAGCGttaatatataatcatttgACTATATTCAAATTTTGATCCTGCATACTTAGTGTGCATTTTCATTGGGTACAATGTACtaaatttcatacaaatattacaAGTTTTTTGTTATGGCCAAGTTGTAGTTTTTGAATGACGATGTTGGAACCATAACTTTGTATGACAAAACCTATTATTTGAGTTCAAAAAGCTAATAAGCAAATTGATATTAAGGAAAGCAGAACTCACTCATTCTTTATTACAGCCAGATGCCTGGCAGTGCCCAGATCAGCACTACTGTGTCCCCGCTGACCTCCTACCACTTTCTCATTCATGCTCAGCTGGGTCGCACATCGTTCGATCAGCTGCTCGGAGACCtcaatctggtaatatttcatGCTCAGGTTTGAATCAAATTCCTCCCCATCTCCTTGGCCATTGCTGAGTATAACGGTGGAATCTTGATTGTTATTCACATTTTCTTCAATGCGTACCTgctgttttacattttgaatatttttcttttgtttctcTGTTTCGCCACTTTCATTGTCTTTTTGAGACACAGTTTTTCCTTGACTGGTACTATTTTTCTTGCTTAGTATGCCTCTTGGCGTAGCCGGCGCTTGACTAGTttgctgatgttgttgttgttcttgctTATGCCCCTTTGATTTCTCTTCCTTGTgcttcattttcttttctttgggTTCCTCTAGGTACCTTTCTGCTATATTATACTTGAAGCTTTCTTTGggataaaagaaaatacatccCGCAGAGAGGGCGGAGCAACCTTCATCTGAGAGTTTGTTAACGTCAGCTCCATGGTTGAGTAAACAGTTGATAACTTCCATCTGCCAGTTTACCTAACAACATTAAGCATAAAATTGTAGGATACAAGTGAATTTAACACATTAAAAATTTGTTCCtagttttgaaagaaatatatatatattataaagcaCCTGTTGAAAGTCAATCAGGTGATTTCTACAAAAACAAGTAcacttttatcaaattttacttttttgcgTATATCAATCAGACAATGTATGTCAGACATTGCAAGTTATGACATGGTAGTGATGAAGCAATTATCGAGTACAATAATTGATATTTCCTCGCTGACATTGTGATTTGATTGTAATTACGTATTTTTGTAAAGCAGTAACTAACATGTATTTGATGTGcacttgatgcggtgtgcatcatcTCGTTACTGTTGTGCACTTATTATGTTCTTTCATTAAGTTATTAGAGACAGTTAAAGTTTGTGGAAATTTAAAAACTGTTGCAAATGTCATGACTAATATCATATGTCAAACATTTTAACTTGAAATTacacattaatattttttttttaaaaccatcAGCAACTGGGATAACTTATATAACAATCACTACAACTTACTGAGGCACCAATAAGTGCTGTGTGTCCATTGCTATCTGCCACATCAGGAGATACTTTGTTGGAAGTTAGGAGATCTTCAACTTTGTTCACGTTACCGTCAGTTGCAGCCTGAATTAGCTCTTCCGAAGCACTCTCCAGTGGCCCTTTGCTCTTAAATTTGCTTCGATCACCGCATATTATACTATCAACATTACACGTTACACTTTTTTTGCCATATTCGTGTTTACAAAAATGCCTCTGCAATGCAATAACAGACGGTGTTCTATTCCAAAGTCTAActttttctgaagaaatatttGTCTCTTTTTCTG encodes the following:
- the LOC128219784 gene encoding ankyrin repeat and MYND domain-containing protein 1-like isoform X4, which produces MCESSHFPKLQSAKFEPLTGDGEVEVSYRSGASFKGQVEGHRKKGRGIFTWPNGDRYEGDYLDNEREGQGAQLWADGSRYEGDFHRDLRHGNGCHVWANKEEENCFTTYKGRFFQDRRHGDGTYTWSDGSSFCGRFYMDRKEGYGTFKFANDNVFEGLYHEDERAGPGVLTYSDGCQDVGLWRGEKLVKICSPITGAFTMSEHKDFDYNPAEHVYYLDKEGPSSQEVFHSTLTEPVVLYTPDNRVTEKVSSIFNIALDPRSLAVNKEAFDREFYLESEKETNISSEKVRLWNRTPSVIALQRHFCKHEYGKKSVTCNVDSIICGDRSKFKSKGPLESASEELIQAATDGNVNKVEDLLTSNKVSPDVADSNGHTALIGASVNWQMEVINCLLNHGADVNKLSDEGCSALSAGCIFFYPKESFKYNIAERYLEEPKEKKMKHKEEKSKGHKQEQQQHQQTSQAPATPRGILSKKNSTSQGKTVSQKDNESGETEKQKKNIQNVKQQVRIEENVNNNQDSTVILSNGQGDGEEFDSNLSMKYYQIEVSEQLIERCATQLSMNEKVVGGQRGHSSADLGTARHLAVIKNERERMKHTLDLLLKRGADPNASGVPMPVLFFAIKAADVSMVKALLEKEASTSIRLPKEKGALAPLHIAAAIPGEEGVAILELLLAAGADPDVRAEVDDAFLDRTLMEEWNKDVIPVESQELLGGRTPLHIACARDDNYKNITRVVNLLLQHGANTSLLCNGFSPLALCIASGNDMAIDELLVFGKDVSLPLTHGVGSALCAATNTAYEYRRPMSARIHLIDKLVRARANVLAPIAIGPKRNLGTVVDYAYYMFNQDTHIAKTPYHALTHAERETFINRKKLLEHIGDIMRDKAVEREKRRLDDEERVGIRSASPSSGFVYIGAGAQLPPDAKKPRSLRAQPQPAPVESPMVKFEGPQRGSTPKELAEQEGHRGASYDVDTVFEKWIYVKVVPPMFVKIRKPLFKYCYQCGRSVFIRLAACTRCKEVYYCSKVCKLKAWNLRHKEECIRVGGRSRSPSPRQRCDSPTPATHPDKGRRTTVAELSKDKHGQRAQSAPLSDNSIRSHHGNTSRIKSGHVTLQGHPSRLNLTSEGQKSKRPTTASTITSQSVKSVEAAHKALILSAKAVKKDVPLTTEDGRYLDNYSFV
- the LOC128219784 gene encoding ankyrin repeat and MYND domain-containing protein 1-like isoform X3, with product MCESSHFPKLQSAKFEPLTGDGEVEVSYRSGASFKGQVEGHRKKGRGIFTWPNGDRYEGDYLDNEREGQGAQLWADGSRYEGDFHRDLRHGNGCHVWANKEEENCFTTYKGRFFQDRRHGDGTYTWSDGSSFCGRFYMDRKEGYGTFKFANDNVFEGLYHEDERAGPGVLTYSDGCQDVGLWRGEKLVKICSPITGAFTMSEHKDFDYNPAEHVYYLDKEGPSSQEVFHSTLTEPVVLYTPDNRVTEKVSSIFNIALDPRSLAVNKEAFDREFYLESEKETNISSEKVRLWNRTPSVIALQRHFCKHEYGKKSVTCNVDSIICGDRSKFKSKGPLESASEELIQAATDGNVNKVEDLLTSNKVSPDVADSNGHTALIGASVNWQMEVINCLLNHGADVNKLSDEGCSALSAGCIFFYPKESFKYNIAERYLEEPKEKKMKHKEEKSKGHKQEQQQHQQTSQAPATPRGILSKKNSTSQGKTVSQKDNESGETEKQKKNIQNVKQQVRIEENVNNNQDSTVILSNGQGDGEEFDSNLSMKYYQIEVSEQLIERCATQLSMNEKVVGGQRGHSSADLGTARHLAVIKNERERMKHTLDLLLKRGADPNASGVPMPVLFFAIKAADVSMVKALLEKEASTSIRLPKETTGVDGGAVKKGALAPLHIAAAIPGEEGVAILELLLAAGADPDVRAEVDDAFLDRTLMEEWNKDVIPVESQELLGGRTPLHIACARDDNYKNITRVVNLLLQHGANTSLLCNGFSPLALCIASGNDMAIDELLVFGKDVSLPLTHGVGSALCAATNTAYEYRRPMSARIHLIDKLVRARANVLAPIAIGPKRNLGTVVDYAYYMFNQDTHIAKTPYHALTHAERETFINRKKLLEHIGDIMRDKAVEREKRRLDDEERVGIRSASPSSGFVYIGAGAQLPPDAKKPRSLRAQPQPAPVESPMVKFEGPQRGSTPKELAEQEGHRGARWIYVKVVPPMFVKIRKPLFKYCYQCGRSVFIRLAACTRCKEVYYCSKVCKLKAWNLRHKEECIRVGGRSRSPSPRQRCDSPTPATHPDKGRRTTVAELSKDKHGQRAQSAPLSDNSIRSHHGNTSRIKSGHVTLQGHPSRLNLTSEGQKSKRPTTASTITSQSVKSVEAAHKALILSAKAVKKDVPLTTEDGRYLDNYSFV
- the LOC128219784 gene encoding ankyrin repeat and MYND domain-containing protein 1-like isoform X1, which produces MCESSHFPKLQSAKFEPLTGDGEVEVSYRSGASFKGQVEGHRKKGRGIFTWPNGDRYEGDYLDNEREGQGAQLWADGSRYEGDFHRDLRHGNGCHVWANKEEENCFTTYKGRFFQDRRHGDGTYTWSDGSSFCGRFYMDRKEGYGTFKFANDNVFEGLYHEDERAGPGVLTYSDGCQDVGLWRGEKLVKICSPITGAFTMSEHKDFDYNPAEHVYYLDKEGPSSQEVFHSTLTEPVVLYTPDNRVTEKVSSIFNIALDPRSLAVNKEAFDREFYLESEKETNISSEKVRLWNRTPSVIALQRHFCKHEYGKKSVTCNVDSIICGDRSKFKSKGPLESASEELIQAATDGNVNKVEDLLTSNKVSPDVADSNGHTALIGASVNWQMEVINCLLNHGADVNKLSDEGCSALSAGCIFFYPKESFKYNIAERYLEEPKEKKMKHKEEKSKGHKQEQQQHQQTSQAPATPRGILSKKNSTSQGKTVSQKDNESGETEKQKKNIQNVKQQVRIEENVNNNQDSTVILSNGQGDGEEFDSNLSMKYYQIEVSEQLIERCATQLSMNEKVVGGQRGHSSADLGTARHLAVIKNERERMKHTLDLLLKRGADPNASGVPMPVLFFAIKAADVSMVKALLEKEASTSIRLPKETTGVDGGAVKKGALAPLHIAAAIPGEEGVAILELLLAAGADPDVRAEVDDAFLDRTLMEEWNKDVIPVESQELLGGRTPLHIACARDDNYKNITRVVNLLLQHGANTSLLCNGFSPLALCIASGNDMAIDELLVFGKDVSLPLTHGVGSALCAATNTAYEYRRPMSARIHLIDKLVRARANVLAPIAIGPKRNLGTVVDYAYYMFNQDTHIAKTPYHALTHAERETFINRKKLLEHIGDIMRDKAVEREKRRLDDEERVGIRSASPSSGFVYIGAGAQLPPDAKKPRSLRAQPQPAPVESPMVKFEGPQRGSTPKELAEQEGHRGASYDVDTVFEKWIYVKVVPPMFVKIRKPLFKYCYQCGRSVFIRLAACTRCKEVYYCSKVCKLKAWNLRHKEECIRVGGRSRSPSPRQRCDSPTPATHPDKGRRTTVAELSKDKHGQRAQSAPLSDNSIRSHHGNTSRIKSGHVTLQGHPSRLNLTSEGQKSKRPTTASTITSQSVKSVEAAHKALILSAKAVKKDVPLTTEDGRYLDNYSFV